The following are from one region of the Rhinoraja longicauda isolate Sanriku21f chromosome 33, sRhiLon1.1, whole genome shotgun sequence genome:
- the lipca gene encoding hepatic triacylglycerol lipase isoform X1, giving the protein MNKLTKVSLLLLICATIHVHEARIHRKAELTPVDRRRADTIITKFGLYKGQSSNSEICCITPHRAETLDICAFNSSHPLVMIIHGWTVNGFHEDWTWTMAAALKLKLKDVNVVIVDWLILAHQHYATAVKNTRIVGQDIADLLDWLEEFFQVPKGKVHLIGYSLGAHVSGFAGNYITGPTKIGRITGLDPAGPLFEGMSSTERLSPDDASFVDALHTFTQEHMGLSVGINQPVAHFDFYPNGGTFQPGCHITHVYSHIAKYGILGITETVKCAHERSVHLFIDSLLNEDKQSVAYWCNDLRTFNKGVCLSCRKNRCNTLGYNIKKVRTQRSKKMFLNTRANMPYKVYHYQFKIRFINQTEHDKLEPSLEVSLYGTKGDTGNLPIKLFESIKSNKTYSFLIHTDVNIGDLMMLKFKWENTVAWANLLRTVQTYFPWGQNNINPEFIVRKIRVKAGETQHRVTFCSLNSINMHLQPAQEKTFVRCINNTRQRHRRLK; this is encoded by the exons TTACAAGGGACAGTCATCAAACTCAGAGATTTGCTGCATCACCCCTCACCGGGCAGAGACCTTGGACATCTGCGCCTTCAACTCCTCCCATCCTTTGGTGATGATCATTCACGGATGGACG GTCAACGGATTCCACGAAGACTGGACCTGGACAATGGCGGCTGCACTGAAATTAAAGCTGAAAGACGTCAATGTGGTTATAGTTGATTGGCTGATTCTGGCTCATCAACATTATGCAACCGCGGTAAAGAACACTCGGATAGTGGGCCAGGACATAGCAGATTTATTAGACTGGCTGGAG gagtttTTTCAGGTGCCAAAAGGAAAGGTTCATCTCATTGGATACAGTCTCGGAGCCCATGTTTCGGGATTTGCTGGAAACTACATCACCGGGCCAACCAAAATCGGGAGAATAACAG GTCTGGATCCTGCTGGACCCCTGTTTGAAGGCATGTCATCAACAGAACGTCTATCTCCTGACGATGCAAGCTTCGTCGATGCTCTCCACACCTTCACACAGGAGCACATGGGCCTGAGTGTTGGAATCAACCAACCTGTGGCCCACTTTGACTTCTATCCGAATGGTGGCACCTTCCAACCTGGCTGCCACATCACTCACGTGTACAGTCACATCGCAAAGTATGGGATTCTAG GTATCACTGAAACAGTGAAGTGTGCACATGAGAGATCAGTACACTTGTTCATTGATTCTTTGCTGAATGAAGACAAGCAAAGTGTTGCATATTGGTGCAATGACCTGAGAACATTTAACAAAGGAGTCTGTCTAAGCTGCAGGAAGAATCGATGCAACACACTGGGCTACAATATTAAAAAGGTCCGGACACAAAGaagcaaaaaaatgtttttgaataCCCGTGCTAACATGCCATATAAAG TCTATCATTACCAATTCAAGATTCGCTTCATCAACCAGACAGAACACGATAAATTGGAACCATCTCTCGAGGTATCCTTATATGGAACAAAAGGTGACACTGGAAATTTACCTATCAAATT gtttgAAAGCATCAAAAGCAACAAAACCTACTCTTTTCTGATTCATACCGATGTTAACATTGGTGATTTAATGATGCTAAAGTTTAAGTGGGAAAACACTGTTGCCTGGGCAAACCTTTTGAGGACTGTTCAAACATACTTCCCATGGGGCCAGAATAATATCAATCCAGAGTTTATTGTCAGAAAAATAAGAGTAAAAGCTGGAGAAACACAACATAG AGTAACATTCTGTTCCTTAAACAGTATCAACATGCATCTTCAACCAGCCCAAGAGAAAACGTTTGTTAGATGTATAAATAACACAAGACAGCGCCACAGAAGACTGAAATGA
- the lipca gene encoding hepatic triacylglycerol lipase isoform X3, which translates to MNKLTKVSLLLLICATIHVHEARIHRKAELTPVDRRRADTIITKFGLYKGQSSNSEICCITPHRAETLDICAFNSSHPLVMIIHGWTVNGFHEDWTWTMAAALKLKLKDVNVVIVDWLILAHQHYATAVKNTRIVGQDIADLLDWLEEFFQVPKGKVHLIGYSLGAHVSGFAGNYITGPTKIGRITGLDPAGPLFEGMSSTERLSPDDASFVDALHTFTQEHMGLSVGINQPVAHFDFYPNGGTFQPGCHITHVYSHIAKYGILGITETVKCAHERSVHLFIDSLLNEDKQSVAYWCNDLRTFNKGVCLSCRKNRCNTLGYNIKKVRTQRSKKMFLNTRANMPYKVYHYQFKIRFINQTEHDKLEPSLEVSLYGTKGDTGNLPIKLFESIKSNKTYSFLIHTDVNIGDLMMLKFKWENTVAWANLLRTVQTYFPWGQNNINPEFIVRKIRVKAGETQHSINMHLQPAQEKTFVRCINNTRQRHRRLK; encoded by the exons TTACAAGGGACAGTCATCAAACTCAGAGATTTGCTGCATCACCCCTCACCGGGCAGAGACCTTGGACATCTGCGCCTTCAACTCCTCCCATCCTTTGGTGATGATCATTCACGGATGGACG GTCAACGGATTCCACGAAGACTGGACCTGGACAATGGCGGCTGCACTGAAATTAAAGCTGAAAGACGTCAATGTGGTTATAGTTGATTGGCTGATTCTGGCTCATCAACATTATGCAACCGCGGTAAAGAACACTCGGATAGTGGGCCAGGACATAGCAGATTTATTAGACTGGCTGGAG gagtttTTTCAGGTGCCAAAAGGAAAGGTTCATCTCATTGGATACAGTCTCGGAGCCCATGTTTCGGGATTTGCTGGAAACTACATCACCGGGCCAACCAAAATCGGGAGAATAACAG GTCTGGATCCTGCTGGACCCCTGTTTGAAGGCATGTCATCAACAGAACGTCTATCTCCTGACGATGCAAGCTTCGTCGATGCTCTCCACACCTTCACACAGGAGCACATGGGCCTGAGTGTTGGAATCAACCAACCTGTGGCCCACTTTGACTTCTATCCGAATGGTGGCACCTTCCAACCTGGCTGCCACATCACTCACGTGTACAGTCACATCGCAAAGTATGGGATTCTAG GTATCACTGAAACAGTGAAGTGTGCACATGAGAGATCAGTACACTTGTTCATTGATTCTTTGCTGAATGAAGACAAGCAAAGTGTTGCATATTGGTGCAATGACCTGAGAACATTTAACAAAGGAGTCTGTCTAAGCTGCAGGAAGAATCGATGCAACACACTGGGCTACAATATTAAAAAGGTCCGGACACAAAGaagcaaaaaaatgtttttgaataCCCGTGCTAACATGCCATATAAAG TCTATCATTACCAATTCAAGATTCGCTTCATCAACCAGACAGAACACGATAAATTGGAACCATCTCTCGAGGTATCCTTATATGGAACAAAAGGTGACACTGGAAATTTACCTATCAAATT gtttgAAAGCATCAAAAGCAACAAAACCTACTCTTTTCTGATTCATACCGATGTTAACATTGGTGATTTAATGATGCTAAAGTTTAAGTGGGAAAACACTGTTGCCTGGGCAAACCTTTTGAGGACTGTTCAAACATACTTCCCATGGGGCCAGAATAATATCAATCCAGAGTTTATTGTCAGAAAAATAAGAGTAAAAGCTGGAGAAACACAACATAG TATCAACATGCATCTTCAACCAGCCCAAGAGAAAACGTTTGTTAGATGTATAAATAACACAAGACAGCGCCACAGAAGACTGAAATGA
- the lipca gene encoding hepatic triacylglycerol lipase isoform X2, translating to MNKLTKVSLLLLICATIHVHEARIHRKELTPVDRRRADTIITKFGLYKGQSSNSEICCITPHRAETLDICAFNSSHPLVMIIHGWTVNGFHEDWTWTMAAALKLKLKDVNVVIVDWLILAHQHYATAVKNTRIVGQDIADLLDWLEEFFQVPKGKVHLIGYSLGAHVSGFAGNYITGPTKIGRITGLDPAGPLFEGMSSTERLSPDDASFVDALHTFTQEHMGLSVGINQPVAHFDFYPNGGTFQPGCHITHVYSHIAKYGILGITETVKCAHERSVHLFIDSLLNEDKQSVAYWCNDLRTFNKGVCLSCRKNRCNTLGYNIKKVRTQRSKKMFLNTRANMPYKVYHYQFKIRFINQTEHDKLEPSLEVSLYGTKGDTGNLPIKLFESIKSNKTYSFLIHTDVNIGDLMMLKFKWENTVAWANLLRTVQTYFPWGQNNINPEFIVRKIRVKAGETQHRVTFCSLNSINMHLQPAQEKTFVRCINNTRQRHRRLK from the exons TTACAAGGGACAGTCATCAAACTCAGAGATTTGCTGCATCACCCCTCACCGGGCAGAGACCTTGGACATCTGCGCCTTCAACTCCTCCCATCCTTTGGTGATGATCATTCACGGATGGACG GTCAACGGATTCCACGAAGACTGGACCTGGACAATGGCGGCTGCACTGAAATTAAAGCTGAAAGACGTCAATGTGGTTATAGTTGATTGGCTGATTCTGGCTCATCAACATTATGCAACCGCGGTAAAGAACACTCGGATAGTGGGCCAGGACATAGCAGATTTATTAGACTGGCTGGAG gagtttTTTCAGGTGCCAAAAGGAAAGGTTCATCTCATTGGATACAGTCTCGGAGCCCATGTTTCGGGATTTGCTGGAAACTACATCACCGGGCCAACCAAAATCGGGAGAATAACAG GTCTGGATCCTGCTGGACCCCTGTTTGAAGGCATGTCATCAACAGAACGTCTATCTCCTGACGATGCAAGCTTCGTCGATGCTCTCCACACCTTCACACAGGAGCACATGGGCCTGAGTGTTGGAATCAACCAACCTGTGGCCCACTTTGACTTCTATCCGAATGGTGGCACCTTCCAACCTGGCTGCCACATCACTCACGTGTACAGTCACATCGCAAAGTATGGGATTCTAG GTATCACTGAAACAGTGAAGTGTGCACATGAGAGATCAGTACACTTGTTCATTGATTCTTTGCTGAATGAAGACAAGCAAAGTGTTGCATATTGGTGCAATGACCTGAGAACATTTAACAAAGGAGTCTGTCTAAGCTGCAGGAAGAATCGATGCAACACACTGGGCTACAATATTAAAAAGGTCCGGACACAAAGaagcaaaaaaatgtttttgaataCCCGTGCTAACATGCCATATAAAG TCTATCATTACCAATTCAAGATTCGCTTCATCAACCAGACAGAACACGATAAATTGGAACCATCTCTCGAGGTATCCTTATATGGAACAAAAGGTGACACTGGAAATTTACCTATCAAATT gtttgAAAGCATCAAAAGCAACAAAACCTACTCTTTTCTGATTCATACCGATGTTAACATTGGTGATTTAATGATGCTAAAGTTTAAGTGGGAAAACACTGTTGCCTGGGCAAACCTTTTGAGGACTGTTCAAACATACTTCCCATGGGGCCAGAATAATATCAATCCAGAGTTTATTGTCAGAAAAATAAGAGTAAAAGCTGGAGAAACACAACATAG AGTAACATTCTGTTCCTTAAACAGTATCAACATGCATCTTCAACCAGCCCAAGAGAAAACGTTTGTTAGATGTATAAATAACACAAGACAGCGCCACAGAAGACTGAAATGA